In Pseudomonadota bacterium, the genomic stretch CGAAGGCGATGACAAGGACGCCATCGAGGAGAAGACTCAGGCGCTGGCGGCGGCGTCCGGCGACATCGCGCAGCGTGCCTACGCCGCTACCGAGGGTGACGGTGAGGCGGCGGCCGAAGAGACTGCCGAGGGCGGCGCCAAGGCCGACGCGGAAGATGTGGTCGACGCGGAGTTCGAAGAGCTCAAGACGGAAGAGCGCAAGTAGGCCGATTAAGCGGTAAGGCGGGGCGACTAACTAGATGGCAGCAGATCTCTACCAAACGCTCGGTGTCTCGCGCACCGCCACCGCGGACGAGATCCGCAAGGCCTTCAAGCGCCTCGCGATGAAGCATCATCCGGATCGCAATCCGGATGATGCAGAGGCTGAGAACCGCTTCAAAGAGGTCAAACAGGCTTACGACGTGCTTAGCGATGCCGAGAAGCGGGCAGCTTACGACCGCTTCGGTGATGCTGCCCTTAACGGGGGCATGGGCGGCCCCGGTGGTGGCGGCGGCGGCGGCTTCGAGGATCTCAACGACGTGTTCAACGAGATCTTCGGTGACGTATTCGGCGGCGGTGCCCGTCGCGGCGGAGGCGGGCGAAGGTCGCGTGTCATGCGCGGTGCGGACATCGCCTACGACCTCGAGCTCGAGCTGGAAGAGGCCGCTTTCGGCACCACCGTAGAGATTGAGGTGCCAACGACAGAGCAGTGCCCGACCTGCGACGGGGCAGGGGCAGAGCCAGGCAGCGAGCTGGAGACCTGCGACTATTGCGGCGGACGCGGCACAGTGCGCGTTCAGCAAGGGTTCTTCTCGCTGCAGCAGCCTTGCCCGCGCTGCGGTGGCCGCGGCGTGCGCATTACCGATCCCTGTCGGACCTGTGACGGCACCGGCCGCGTCGAACATGTGCGTAGACTCTCCGTCAAGGTGCCTGCGGGAGTCGATGACGGCGATCGAATTCGCTTGTCGGGCGAAGGCG encodes the following:
- the dnaJ gene encoding molecular chaperone DnaJ encodes the protein MAADLYQTLGVSRTATADEIRKAFKRLAMKHHPDRNPDDAEAENRFKEVKQAYDVLSDAEKRAAYDRFGDAALNGGMGGPGGGGGGGFEDLNDVFNEIFGDVFGGGARRGGGGRRSRVMRGADIAYDLELELEEAAFGTTVEIEVPTTEQCPTCDGAGAEPGSELETCDYCGGRGTVRVQQGFFSLQQPCPRCGGRGVRITDPCRTCDGTGRVEHVRRLSVKVPAGVDDGDRIRLSGEGETGRNGGPPGDLYVEVRTKEHPLFTRDGRDLHCEIPVSYATAVLGGQVEAPTLSGPVSLKVPVGTQAGRVFRMSGKGVRPVRGGGTGDLYCRVTVETPVNLTGHQKDLLRKFDESLQEDTGRHSPRSRGWLDGVKEFFDDLRS